The Nitrospira sp. genome window below encodes:
- the rpmE gene encoding 50S ribosomal protein L31 gives MQKGIHPVYREATVHCACGNSFKTRTTIGDISVDICAGCHPFFTGTQKIVDTEGRVERFKKKYAKKDK, from the coding sequence ATGCAAAAGGGAATTCATCCAGTGTATCGGGAAGCCACGGTTCATTGTGCCTGTGGCAACTCATTCAAGACGCGCACGACCATCGGGGATATCAGCGTAGACATCTGTGCGGGCTGCCATCCGTTTTTCACCGGCACCCAAAAGATCGTCGATACCGAAGGACGTGTCGAACGGTTCAAGAAGAAGTACGCGAAGAAGGACAAGTAG
- the hisD gene encoding histidinol dehydrogenase: MKILTQADRSFTPMLKKVALRGSTQSHAVEKVVRTILQAVQRGGDRAVLRYTKQFDRVALKPEMLRVTPEEIKEAYHHIRKDEGDALRFAAQRVTAFHERQRTKTWMYQDNTATLGQVVTPVDAVGVYVPGGKAVYPSSVLMCAIPAKVAGVQRIVMVTPPQKGGINPYLLVAADIAGVTEIYRVGGVQAVAALAYGTKTIAKVDKVVGPGNIYVATAKRLLYGTVGIDMVAGPSELLVVADDDANPEHVAADLLCEAEHDEDAQVFLVTTSGRLAKEVSKLIGSQLKGLQREKIAAKSIARHAVAFVVTTLDEAIDVANEIAAEHLTLSVDNPFDYLEKIRHAGALFLGRHTPPSVADYIAGPNHVLPTGGSARFFSALSVNDYVKTSNIVHYTKEELRKVKDHLVRLAHIEGFDAHAKSAESRFS, from the coding sequence ATGAAGATTCTCACTCAGGCAGACCGCTCCTTTACGCCCATGCTCAAAAAAGTCGCGCTACGGGGCAGTACCCAAAGCCATGCCGTGGAAAAAGTCGTCAGGACGATTCTGCAGGCGGTGCAGCGTGGCGGCGATCGCGCCGTGCTCCGGTACACGAAGCAGTTTGATCGCGTGGCCTTGAAGCCGGAGATGCTGCGGGTCACACCGGAAGAAATCAAAGAGGCCTACCACCACATCAGAAAAGACGAGGGCGACGCGTTGCGGTTTGCCGCGCAACGGGTGACGGCGTTCCACGAGCGGCAGCGGACCAAGACCTGGATGTACCAGGATAATACGGCGACGCTGGGGCAGGTCGTGACGCCGGTCGATGCGGTGGGCGTCTACGTGCCGGGTGGCAAAGCGGTGTATCCCTCGTCCGTCCTTATGTGCGCCATTCCCGCCAAGGTGGCCGGCGTGCAGCGGATCGTGATGGTGACGCCGCCGCAAAAAGGAGGCATTAATCCCTACTTGCTGGTCGCGGCCGATATCGCGGGGGTTACCGAAATCTATCGTGTGGGGGGGGTGCAGGCCGTTGCGGCGCTCGCCTACGGGACGAAGACGATTGCCAAAGTCGATAAGGTCGTTGGGCCCGGCAATATCTATGTGGCGACCGCCAAGCGGCTGCTGTATGGGACGGTGGGGATCGACATGGTGGCCGGCCCGAGCGAATTGCTGGTTGTGGCCGATGACGACGCAAACCCCGAACATGTGGCGGCCGATCTGCTCTGCGAAGCCGAGCATGATGAAGACGCGCAAGTCTTTCTCGTGACGACCTCCGGGCGCCTGGCGAAAGAGGTGTCCAAGCTGATCGGGAGTCAGTTAAAGGGGCTCCAGCGCGAGAAGATTGCCGCAAAGTCCATTGCTCGGCATGCGGTGGCGTTTGTCGTCACAACGCTCGATGAAGCGATCGATGTGGCCAATGAAATTGCCGCGGAGCATCTGACGCTCTCGGTGGATAATCCCTTCGACTATCTGGAGAAGATCCGGCATGCGGGCGCCTTGTTTCTAGGTCGGCATACGCCGCCATCCGTGGCCGACTACATTGCCGGGCCGAACCATGTGCTGCCCACCGGCGGGTCCGCGCGGTTCTTCTCGGCCTTGTCCGTCAATGATTATGTGAAGACCAGCAATATCGTGCATTACACGAAAGAGGAGTTGAGGAAGGTGAAAGATCATCTCGTGCGCCTCGCGCACATCGAAGGGTTCGATGCGCACGCCAAGTCGGCTGAAAGCAGGTTCTCATGA
- a CDS encoding YciI family protein: MKFVILGYDGPEGEAKRKIHRPAHLANLEPLAQQGRVVLAGPLTDKAGSLLVLEFETQADAEQFARQDPYTVHGVFERVEVHPFMQVLPK; encoded by the coding sequence ATGAAATTTGTCATTCTCGGATACGACGGCCCCGAGGGGGAAGCGAAGCGGAAGATTCACCGGCCGGCCCACCTGGCGAACCTTGAGCCATTGGCTCAGCAAGGCCGCGTGGTTTTAGCCGGCCCCCTAACAGACAAAGCGGGCAGTTTGCTGGTCTTGGAATTCGAGACGCAAGCCGACGCCGAACAATTCGCCCGGCAAGATCCGTACACCGTTCATGGCGTGTTCGAACGCGTCGAAGTCCACCCCTTCATGCAAGTCCTGCCGAAATAG
- the prmC gene encoding peptide chain release factor N(5)-glutamine methyltransferase, with amino-acid sequence MPERKTVGALLTWARQSFVYAGVSNGAQEAMWLLEHALKVRSHQLLSQPDQLVSPAVWALAESLIARRMACEPLQYILGTQEFCGLEFAVSPSVLIPRPETELLVREVVRQHRAGHRATLVDVGTGSGCLAVTLAATLRGASVLAIDRSADALQVAKCNAVTHGVLEAIEWLHGDLLAPLAGRGLEGRVDVIVSNPPYIAERDMPGLQPEVRLFEPHLALVSGPLGTEFHRRLLQDALPFLVPQGLLVMEIGQGQADAVRALARDTAGYAPVAVVDDAAGIERVVIARKLG; translated from the coding sequence ATGCCAGAGCGGAAGACGGTCGGCGCGCTCCTCACGTGGGCCCGGCAGTCCTTCGTTTACGCCGGGGTGAGCAACGGGGCGCAGGAGGCGATGTGGCTGCTGGAGCATGCGCTCAAGGTGCGCAGCCACCAGTTGCTGAGTCAGCCTGACCAGTTGGTCTCTCCCGCTGTCTGGGCCCTGGCGGAGTCGTTGATCGCCAGGCGAATGGCCTGCGAACCACTGCAATATATTCTCGGCACGCAAGAGTTCTGCGGCTTGGAGTTTGCGGTCAGCCCTTCGGTCTTGATCCCACGGCCGGAGACCGAGTTGCTGGTGCGTGAGGTGGTGCGGCAGCATCGTGCGGGGCATAGGGCGACCCTCGTCGATGTCGGGACCGGCTCAGGCTGTCTGGCGGTGACACTGGCAGCCACGCTCAGGGGAGCGAGCGTGCTGGCGATCGATCGGTCCGCCGATGCCTTGCAGGTGGCGAAATGCAACGCTGTGACGCACGGGGTTCTTGAAGCGATCGAATGGTTGCACGGGGATCTGCTGGCGCCGCTGGCGGGTCGTGGGTTGGAAGGCCGTGTTGATGTCATCGTGTCGAATCCGCCCTATATCGCCGAGCGAGACATGCCGGGGCTTCAGCCGGAAGTGCGGCTTTTCGAGCCCCACCTGGCGTTGGTGAGCGGCCCGCTGGGCACAGAGTTTCATCGGCGATTGCTTCAGGATGCCCTGCCGTTTTTAGTGCCGCAGGGTTTGCTCGTGATGGAAATCGGACAGGGGCAGGCGGATGCGGTGCGTGCATTGGCGCGGGATACCGCAGGCTATGCGCCGGTGGCGGTGGTTGACGATGCGGCGGGTATTGAGCGCGTGGTGATAGCCAGGAAGCTCGGATAA
- the hisG gene encoding ATP phosphoribosyltransferase, producing the protein MLTIALSKGKLIEPTLELFRRAGYERAGLAGESRRLVFPCPEIGMTFLIVRPSDVPTYVEYGGADAGVVGKDVLMEQDSDVYEPLDLLFGACRISVAALRAEVAHDRLSSKVRVATKYPRITERFFNQRGIPVEIIKLYGSIELAPVVGLADRIVDLVETGSTLKAHDLVEVDVIAQSTARFIANRASLKLKHEPLMELIRRLRKAVAASQTAQPSKNGSPATAGRAKKAKARA; encoded by the coding sequence ATGCTGACGATTGCACTGTCCAAAGGAAAGTTGATTGAGCCGACGCTGGAACTCTTCCGCCGGGCCGGGTATGAACGAGCCGGGCTGGCTGGGGAAAGCCGGCGGCTGGTGTTCCCCTGTCCTGAAATCGGGATGACGTTTCTGATCGTGCGTCCGAGCGATGTCCCGACCTACGTGGAATATGGGGGGGCCGATGCCGGGGTGGTCGGCAAAGACGTCTTGATGGAGCAGGACAGCGACGTCTATGAACCATTGGATTTACTCTTTGGAGCATGTAGAATCTCGGTCGCCGCGCTCCGTGCGGAAGTGGCGCATGACCGGCTGTCGTCGAAAGTCCGTGTGGCGACGAAATATCCCAGGATCACCGAGCGGTTTTTCAATCAGCGCGGGATCCCGGTCGAAATCATCAAGCTCTACGGGTCGATCGAGCTGGCGCCGGTGGTCGGACTGGCCGACCGGATCGTCGATCTCGTCGAGACCGGCAGTACACTGAAGGCCCACGATCTCGTCGAAGTCGATGTGATCGCCCAGTCCACCGCGCGCTTCATCGCGAACCGGGCCAGTTTGAAACTGAAACACGAACCGTTGATGGAGCTGATCCGCCGGCTCCGGAAAGCGGTCGCAGCGTCACAGACGGCCCAGCCATCGAAGAACGGCAGTCCGGCCACGGCCGGCCGAGCCAAGAAAGCGAAGGCCCGCGCATGA
- the prfA gene encoding peptide chain release factor 1, which translates to MEAALLKKWESLASRFQELTDQLMDPSVSSQPSLLHKLSKERIDLEPVAQLFETYRGNARQLDEAAHILADPSAGSEMHQMAAEETAELQRQQGALEEQVKEFLIPKDPRDDKSLLLEIRAGTGGDEAALFAGELFRLYVKYAEQKGFKVDTVEASETGIGGYKNITALIEGKGAYSHFKYEAGVHRVQRVPVTEAAGRIHTSTVTVAVMPEVDEIDVKIDPGDLRIDTFCSSGAGGQSVNTTKSAVRITHIPTGVVVSCQDERSQLKNRTKAMRTLRARIVEAEREKHDAEIAQSRKSQVGTGERSEKIRTYNFPQNRVTDHRVGMTLHKLELVMEGDLDEFVQALKAQEQQIATANA; encoded by the coding sequence ATGGAAGCCGCCTTACTCAAGAAGTGGGAATCCTTGGCCTCGCGATTTCAGGAGTTGACCGACCAACTCATGGATCCCTCTGTCTCCAGTCAGCCGTCCTTGCTGCACAAGCTCAGCAAGGAGCGGATCGATCTCGAGCCGGTCGCCCAGCTGTTTGAGACCTACCGCGGCAATGCCCGGCAGCTTGACGAGGCGGCGCACATTCTCGCCGATCCCTCGGCCGGCAGCGAGATGCATCAGATGGCCGCCGAGGAAACCGCCGAGCTGCAACGGCAGCAGGGCGCGCTGGAAGAGCAGGTGAAAGAATTCTTGATCCCGAAAGACCCCCGGGATGACAAGAGCCTGCTCTTGGAAATTCGGGCCGGGACCGGCGGCGATGAAGCGGCCTTATTTGCCGGAGAACTCTTTCGCCTCTATGTCAAATATGCGGAACAGAAGGGGTTCAAGGTGGATACGGTTGAGGCGTCAGAAACGGGCATTGGCGGGTACAAGAACATCACCGCCTTGATCGAGGGCAAAGGGGCCTATAGTCATTTCAAATATGAAGCCGGCGTGCATCGGGTGCAGCGTGTGCCGGTGACGGAAGCCGCCGGCCGGATCCACACGTCCACGGTGACGGTGGCGGTCATGCCGGAAGTGGACGAAATCGATGTCAAGATCGATCCGGGCGATCTGCGGATCGACACGTTCTGCTCCTCCGGCGCCGGCGGGCAAAGTGTCAATACGACCAAATCCGCCGTGCGCATCACCCATATTCCTACCGGGGTGGTGGTGAGCTGCCAGGACGAGCGGTCGCAACTGAAGAATCGCACGAAAGCCATGCGGACGTTGCGTGCGCGAATCGTGGAAGCGGAGCGCGAGAAGCACGACGCGGAGATCGCCCAGAGCCGAAAGTCGCAGGTCGGGACGGGTGAGCGGAGTGAAAAGATTCGGACCTACAACTTCCCCCAGAATCGTGTGACCGACCATCGGGTCGGCATGACTTTGCATAAGCTTGAATTGGTGATGGAAGGCGATCTGGACGAATTCGTCCAAGCGTTGAAGGCCCAGGAGCAGCAGATCGCCACAGCCAACGCGTAG
- the rho gene encoding transcription termination factor Rho — protein sequence MYLSELKQKSIADLNDVARELKIEGAANLRKQELIFAILQGQTEKNGVVFGEGVLETLPDGFGFLRAPDSNYLPGPDDIYISPSQIRRFNLRTGDIVSGQIRPPKESERYFALLKVEKVNYEDPEVARDKILFDNLTPLYPEERLNLEFDREEYCTRVMDLTTPIGKGQRGLIVAAPRTGKTMLLQAIARAILKNHKEVTLIVLLIDERPEEVTDWQRQVKAEVISSTFDEPPQRHAQVAEMVLEKAKRLVEHKKDVVILLDSITRLARAYNTIAPPSGKVLSGGLDSNALQRPKRFFGAARNIEHGGSLTIMATALVDTGSRMDDVIFEEFKGTGNMEVHLDRRLADKRLFPAIDISQSGTRKEELLVDKDRLNKMWILRKVLSPLGTMEAMEFLMDKISGTKTNQEFLQSMNR from the coding sequence ATGTATCTGTCGGAGTTGAAGCAGAAATCCATTGCCGATCTCAACGATGTGGCCCGCGAGCTAAAAATCGAGGGCGCGGCCAATCTGCGGAAGCAGGAACTGATTTTTGCCATTCTGCAAGGCCAGACGGAGAAGAACGGCGTCGTCTTTGGCGAAGGGGTTCTCGAGACCTTGCCGGACGGATTCGGCTTTCTGCGCGCGCCTGACTCCAACTACCTCCCCGGTCCCGACGACATTTATATTTCTCCCTCTCAAATCCGGCGGTTCAACCTGCGCACCGGCGACATCGTCTCCGGGCAGATCCGCCCGCCGAAGGAGAGCGAGCGGTACTTTGCCCTGCTGAAGGTAGAAAAGGTCAATTACGAAGATCCCGAAGTAGCCCGCGACAAGATTCTCTTCGACAACCTCACCCCGCTGTATCCGGAAGAACGGCTCAATCTGGAGTTTGACCGGGAAGAATATTGCACCCGCGTCATGGATCTCACGACGCCGATCGGAAAGGGGCAGCGCGGTTTGATCGTGGCGGCGCCGCGCACCGGGAAAACCATGCTGTTGCAGGCGATTGCCCGGGCCATTCTGAAGAATCACAAGGAAGTCACGCTGATCGTGCTGTTGATCGATGAGCGGCCGGAAGAAGTCACCGACTGGCAGCGCCAGGTCAAGGCGGAAGTGATCAGCTCAACGTTCGATGAGCCGCCCCAGCGCCATGCGCAGGTGGCTGAAATGGTGTTGGAAAAGGCCAAACGCTTGGTCGAGCATAAGAAGGATGTCGTGATCCTCTTGGACAGCATCACGCGGTTGGCGCGTGCCTATAACACCATTGCGCCGCCCAGCGGCAAAGTGCTCTCCGGCGGGTTGGACTCCAACGCGCTGCAGCGGCCGAAGCGCTTCTTCGGCGCCGCCCGGAATATCGAACACGGGGGCAGCTTGACCATCATGGCCACCGCGCTGGTGGATACCGGCAGCCGCATGGACGACGTGATCTTTGAAGAATTCAAAGGCACCGGCAATATGGAAGTGCATCTGGATCGCCGGCTGGCGGATAAGCGCCTCTTCCCGGCCATCGACATCAGCCAGTCCGGGACCCGCAAAGAGGAATTGCTGGTCGATAAGGACCGGCTCAATAAGATGTGGATCCTGCGCAAGGTGCTGAGCCCGCTCGGCACCATGGAAGCCATGGAGTTCTTGATGGACAAGATCAGCGGGACCAAGACCAACCAGGAGTTCTTGCAGTCCATGAACCGGTAG
- a CDS encoding carbon monoxide dehydrogenase beta subunit family protein has translation MGIQLPNPGEAHINGVIVSEDKAYEEAAKQFLMAKVPTIFPGPLVLWAWNEKAAKKATAVRHLYNTLKECVQPGQTPMLIPMPDYRPKYPKINPEVEINPNHPNLTIWHNKIDCCMFIGVHCHQANLSLKIIRGGTSCYTIAMCAQAGHEDAMLSFRDASVEKIMKLAEWVKKLKGTVQPRLTSAKSGASN, from the coding sequence ATGGGAATCCAGCTGCCAAACCCGGGGGAAGCGCACATTAATGGCGTTATCGTATCGGAAGACAAGGCCTATGAGGAAGCCGCCAAGCAATTCCTGATGGCAAAAGTTCCGACGATTTTCCCGGGCCCGCTCGTATTGTGGGCGTGGAACGAGAAAGCCGCCAAGAAAGCCACGGCGGTGCGTCACCTCTACAACACGCTGAAAGAATGCGTGCAGCCCGGGCAGACCCCCATGCTGATTCCGATGCCCGATTACCGGCCCAAGTATCCCAAGATCAATCCCGAAGTCGAGATCAATCCCAACCACCCGAATCTGACCATCTGGCACAATAAAATCGATTGCTGCATGTTCATCGGCGTGCATTGCCACCAAGCCAACCTGTCCTTGAAGATCATTCGCGGCGGCACCTCCTGCTATACGATCGCCATGTGCGCCCAGGCTGGCCATGAAGACGCGATGCTGTCCTTCCGTGATGCCTCGGTCGAGAAGATCATGAAGCTGGCCGAATGGGTGAAGAAGTTGAAGGGAACCGTCCAACCACGGCTGACGTCAGCCAAGAGCGGGGCTTCAAACTAA
- a CDS encoding thiamine pyrophosphate-dependent enzyme, protein MSKERIKISEALYDIMPSDYQDLVKNATYGKEDRGWKDIGSSKELIEQHSLCAGCPESMAFRYILASLPNPEDTVMVGSTGCTSLVFPMVAVHNIHSLFGNQNAIASGLKRALSVRFPGRVKDVVVLAGDGATVDIGLDMTLQAWFRQEKFTTICFDNELYANTGGQESGLMQKGFVAKMAPVGKLFDKVRLPEIARESGCHYVVNCTVSKPSLVEKVIRNAVHIAREIGPTYLQLYTPCILEIGKNSMEGLQEMRDSEKPTERFAYKEYVSEPAKQLLAELAAKDKEKKAAAKQLASQEA, encoded by the coding sequence ATGAGCAAGGAACGCATCAAGATTTCAGAAGCGCTGTACGACATCATGCCGTCGGACTATCAGGATCTGGTGAAGAATGCGACCTACGGCAAAGAGGATCGCGGCTGGAAAGATATCGGGAGCAGCAAGGAATTGATCGAGCAGCACTCGCTCTGCGCCGGCTGCCCGGAGTCCATGGCCTTCCGTTACATCCTGGCCTCCCTCCCGAACCCGGAAGACACCGTCATGGTCGGTTCGACCGGCTGCACCAGCCTGGTGTTCCCCATGGTAGCCGTGCATAACATTCACTCCCTGTTCGGCAATCAAAACGCCATCGCCTCCGGCCTGAAGCGCGCCCTCAGCGTGCGGTTCCCTGGCCGGGTGAAAGATGTCGTCGTCCTCGCCGGTGACGGCGCGACCGTCGATATCGGTCTCGACATGACCCTCCAGGCCTGGTTCCGCCAGGAAAAATTCACCACCATTTGTTTCGACAACGAACTCTACGCCAACACCGGCGGCCAAGAGAGCGGCCTGATGCAGAAGGGCTTCGTCGCAAAGATGGCCCCGGTCGGCAAGCTCTTCGACAAGGTTCGGCTGCCTGAAATCGCCCGTGAGTCCGGCTGTCACTATGTTGTGAACTGCACGGTCAGCAAGCCCTCCCTGGTTGAGAAGGTGATCCGCAACGCCGTGCATATCGCGCGCGAAATCGGCCCGACGTATCTCCAGCTGTACACGCCCTGCATCCTTGAAATCGGCAAGAACAGCATGGAAGGCCTCCAGGAAATGCGCGATTCTGAAAAGCCGACCGAGCGGTTTGCCTACAAGGAATACGTCAGCGAACCGGCGAAGCAATTGCTGGCCGAGCTGGCCGCAAAGGACAAGGAAAAGAAAGCCGCCGCCAAGCAATTGGCCTCACAGGAAGCCTAG
- a CDS encoding transketolase C-terminal domain-containing protein, producing MADIHSVIGTKNKKGQTYTDTWKMMNEAPRTPSFYTGSEVIKEAVRRASCDVMIAYPITPQSEAAALIGELFAEGYIGDYFRGESEFAVMSQCAGAAFGGARVFTTTAGPGTMRAMENFPMWAGARLPIQMIVTCRGINSPLSIQPDTLEIAYLLNTGMLVWHAETAQDFFDWILKGYMVSEEPDVHLPLALCCDGFFVTHTKDVVNLTPADMCLPPYDPYRSPVPCMDMECPPVRMMRDPFVMKSNYISYATHASWQQEVWAAVERSRKHSIHWLNGLIDTENTDADIVIVASGTAVSQGREAIRLLEDEGIRCGLVKVKTLRPWPEEEIREATKNAKHIFVPEFNVTGWLAKEIRASIPNPQRVHAGPHVCGGMTMPPEVIVQEIKTTLGMKTISMAGRGS from the coding sequence ATGGCAGATATACACTCAGTCATCGGCACGAAGAATAAAAAGGGCCAAACCTATACCGATACCTGGAAGATGATGAACGAGGCGCCACGCACGCCGTCGTTCTATACGGGCAGCGAAGTCATCAAGGAAGCCGTCCGGCGGGCCAGCTGCGATGTCATGATCGCCTATCCGATCACCCCGCAGAGCGAAGCGGCGGCCCTGATCGGCGAACTGTTCGCAGAAGGCTACATCGGCGACTACTTCCGCGGCGAAAGCGAATTTGCCGTCATGTCGCAATGCGCCGGCGCCGCGTTCGGCGGAGCCCGCGTCTTTACGACGACCGCGGGCCCCGGAACGATGCGCGCCATGGAGAACTTCCCCATGTGGGCGGGCGCGCGGCTCCCGATTCAGATGATCGTGACCTGCCGCGGCATCAACTCGCCGCTATCGATTCAGCCTGACACGCTCGAAATCGCCTATCTGCTGAACACCGGCATGCTGGTGTGGCACGCGGAAACGGCGCAAGACTTCTTCGATTGGATCCTGAAGGGCTACATGGTGTCGGAAGAGCCCGATGTGCACCTCCCGCTGGCCCTCTGCTGCGACGGATTCTTTGTCACGCACACCAAGGACGTGGTCAACCTCACCCCGGCAGACATGTGCTTGCCTCCATACGATCCGTACCGCTCGCCGGTGCCCTGCATGGATATGGAATGCCCGCCGGTCCGGATGATGCGCGATCCGTTCGTCATGAAGAGCAACTACATCAGCTATGCCACGCACGCCTCCTGGCAGCAGGAAGTGTGGGCGGCGGTCGAGCGGTCCCGCAAGCATTCCATTCATTGGCTCAACGGACTGATCGACACCGAAAATACCGATGCCGACATCGTCATCGTGGCCTCGGGCACCGCGGTCTCACAAGGCCGTGAAGCCATCCGCCTTCTCGAAGATGAGGGCATCCGTTGCGGGTTGGTGAAGGTGAAGACCTTGCGCCCCTGGCCGGAAGAAGAAATCCGCGAAGCGACGAAGAACGCCAAACACATCTTCGTACCGGAGTTCAATGTGACCGGATGGCTGGCCAAGGAAATCCGCGCCTCGATCCCGAACCCCCAGCGCGTCCATGCCGGCCCGCACGTCTGCGGGGGCATGACCATGCCGCCGGAAGTCATCGTGCAGGAAATTAAGACGACCCTTGGGATGAAGACCATCTCCATGGCCGGTCGGGGAAGCTGA
- a CDS encoding DUF2203 domain-containing protein, with translation MAHERDDEQPERVFTLFEANQLIPQLQSHLATVQRRKAVLMETRDEVRKASAQADHGGGTPVGAHYVRSLQEISTNLHAIHELGVHVKDIDMGLCDFPHLREGRIVYLCWKLGEKEIRWWHEVTSGYNDRCPLEDPA, from the coding sequence ATGGCACACGAGCGAGACGATGAACAGCCGGAGCGGGTCTTTACGCTATTCGAGGCCAATCAGTTGATCCCTCAACTCCAGTCCCATTTAGCCACTGTTCAGCGTCGAAAAGCCGTTCTGATGGAGACCCGTGACGAAGTCCGGAAAGCCTCCGCACAGGCCGACCATGGGGGCGGAACGCCCGTCGGCGCGCACTACGTCCGCAGCCTGCAAGAGATCAGCACCAACCTCCACGCCATTCACGAGCTCGGCGTGCACGTCAAAGACATCGATATGGGCCTGTGCGACTTTCCCCACCTCCGCGAAGGCCGAATCGTCTATCTCTGCTGGAAACTGGGCGAGAAAGAGATTCGCTGGTGGCATGAGGTCACGAGCGGCTACAACGACCGCTGCCCCCTTGAGGATCCGGCCTAA
- the murA gene encoding UDP-N-acetylglucosamine 1-carboxyvinyltransferase, translating into MDHIVITGGNRLQGEVPISGAKNSALPILASTILGGGECVITNLPRVVDVLTMGKLLGMLGATVSHEGNRAVIRADAIHSTEAPYDLVKTMRASVLVLGPLLARWGEAKVSLPGGCAIGSRPVNLHLAGLAKLGADISIEHGYITAKAARLKGARIYCDTPTVTGTENLMMAASLADGTTVIENAAKEPEINDLAEFLCRRGAKVTGAGTDVVTIEGVRALQGGAHDVIPDRIEAGTHLVAGAITRGDVTITRCRPAHLEALLMKLREAGAEIQVGPDWVRIKVAGRLKGIDIRTLPFPGFPTDMQAQMVAVMALAEGTSVVTETVFESRFMHVEELRRMGADIRVEGNRLIVTGRPTLTGAPVMASDLRASAGLILAGLAAEGTTDVQRVYHLDRGYERIEEKLRAVGAVIERQKA; encoded by the coding sequence ATGGATCACATTGTCATCACGGGTGGGAATCGGCTGCAGGGCGAAGTGCCGATCAGCGGCGCGAAGAACTCCGCCCTTCCCATTCTGGCCTCAACGATTTTAGGCGGCGGGGAGTGTGTCATCACGAATCTCCCGCGGGTGGTCGATGTCCTGACGATGGGCAAGCTGCTTGGCATGTTGGGCGCCACGGTGTCCCATGAGGGCAATCGCGCGGTCATCAGGGCCGATGCGATTCATTCCACGGAAGCGCCCTACGATCTTGTCAAAACGATGCGGGCTTCGGTGTTGGTCCTCGGTCCGTTGTTAGCCCGGTGGGGGGAAGCGAAGGTCTCGTTGCCAGGGGGGTGCGCCATTGGCTCACGCCCGGTCAACCTGCATTTGGCCGGCCTGGCAAAATTAGGGGCTGACATTTCCATCGAGCATGGGTATATCACCGCAAAGGCGGCGCGGCTGAAAGGGGCGCGGATCTATTGCGATACCCCCACGGTGACGGGCACGGAGAATTTGATGATGGCGGCGTCTCTGGCTGACGGGACCACGGTCATCGAGAATGCGGCGAAAGAGCCTGAAATCAACGATCTGGCCGAGTTTCTCTGCCGGCGAGGCGCCAAGGTGACCGGAGCCGGGACCGATGTGGTGACCATTGAAGGCGTGCGGGCGCTGCAAGGCGGCGCGCACGATGTCATTCCCGACCGGATCGAAGCGGGGACTCATCTGGTCGCCGGGGCCATCACCAGAGGCGATGTGACGATCACTCGCTGCCGGCCGGCCCATCTGGAAGCGCTTTTGATGAAGCTGCGTGAAGCGGGCGCCGAGATTCAGGTGGGGCCAGATTGGGTTCGGATCAAGGTGGCGGGGCGGCTGAAGGGGATCGATATCCGGACGCTGCCGTTTCCCGGGTTTCCGACGGACATGCAGGCGCAGATGGTGGCGGTCATGGCCTTGGCTGAGGGCACGAGTGTGGTGACGGAGACGGTATTTGAAAGCCGCTTCATGCATGTGGAAGAGTTGCGGCGGATGGGGGCGGACATTCGGGTGGAGGGGAACCGCTTGATCGTGACCGGCCGGCCCACCCTGACGGGGGCGCCGGTGATGGCGTCGGATCTGCGCGCCAGCGCCGGGTTGATCCTGGCGGGGCTCGCAGCCGAGGGCACGACGGATGTGCAGCGGGTCTACCATCTGGATCGAGGCTATGAACGCATTGAAGAAAAACTGCGGGCGGTGGGGGCGGTGATCGAACGCCAAAAGGCGTGA